In a genomic window of Helianthus annuus cultivar XRQ/B chromosome 10, HanXRQr2.0-SUNRISE, whole genome shotgun sequence:
- the LOC110882083 gene encoding protein FAR1-RELATED SEQUENCE 5-like: MSSSNSADNISKWEERVCINSGRKFFKPKVSGSITPAVGMFFKSFDEAFAFYQRYALAAGFSARKNTSWKNGDGLVRIRYIVCSKEGFHVSKEIDSGSVENSKKIVRRNRGSKRVGCNAHVKLILENNNMYKIYYFEEEHNHIFVEDEDIHFLPAARSIDYVKESFISGLSAINIGPVKAFNIMKTMYGGFGEVGASKVDCKNYRRDLNLYIGEYDAEMVVRRLIRKKECCPGFTCDYVIGEDRRLKGLFWADEQSKKNYTVFGDIFGFDATYKSNKYDLVFVPFTGIDNHYRNVTFGGALLGSETADSYRWLLRCFVNAFGSEPKVVVTDQDAAMKRAIKDVLSRSRHRLCMWHIWEKLKTKVGPVLSANTDFNTRMTHVVWNDTISPEDFETEWHSIMSTFGLENHEWLKDMYDLRFDWIPAYYHGEDLAGLMRTTSRCESENYFFGQICNPRCTLVEFFTHFETAMDIQRHEHRRNDHDTRYIESKPWSDFVLEKQASEIYTKTIFKDIQIEIDAAITKCMSKSLDIVGDVQYFEIKDFRQPCTSFLKVQYSKQEDGLTISCSCKRFEQFGILCRHIFYVLRYDDINEFPRRYVHRRWMRDVVSVGSNHSNIRFDEIGRNSEIDKVYREIVVANEYVVNRLVGDIDELCRYRDHIKSYIDKADEVMVAAPPPSRKERFAEIGGNIEKSDSIIRVPIKTRTKGCGVQKRIKSNREIAIQKSSKIQKSCRVCGEKGHNSRTCKDKVSSNAIGSSNAM, from the exons ATGTCTTCTTCAAACTCTGCTG ATAACATTTCCAAGTGGGAGGAACGTGTATGCATAAACAGTGGAAGAAAGTTTTTCAAACCTAAAGTCAGTGGATCCATTACACCTGCTGTTGGAATGTTTTTTAAGTCATTTGATGAGGCTTTTGCGTTTTATCAGAGATATGCACTTGCTGCAGGTTTTTCTGCAAGAAAAAATACCTCTTGGAAAAATGGTGATGGTTTAGTGAGAATAAGATATATTGTCTGTTCAAAAGAAGGATTTCATGTTAGCAAAGAAAtagattctggttcagttgagaaTAGTAAAAAGATTGTTAGACGTAATAGAGGTTCAAAAAGAGTTGGATGCAATGCTCATGTGAAATTAATATTAGAGAACAATAATATGTATAAAATCTACTACTTTGAAGAAGAACATAATCATATCTTTGTGGAAGATGAAGATATTCATTTCTTGCCGGCTGCACGAAGTATCGATTATGTGAAAGAAAGTTTTATATCTGGATTGTCAGCAATCAATATTGGACCTGTTAAAGCATTCAATATTATGAAAACAATGTATGGTGGTTTTGGTGAAGTTGGTGCTAGTAAAGTTGATTGTAAGAATTATAGAAGGGATTTGAATCTTTATATCGGAGAGTATGATGCAGAAATGGTAGTTAGGCGTCTTATTAGGAAGAAAGAATGCTGTCCGGGTTTCacatgtgattatgttattggtgaagatagaagattgaaaGGGCTTTTCTGGGCTGATGAgcaatcaaaaaaaaattatacagtTTTTGGTGACATATTTGGTTTTGATGCTACTTATAAATCAAACAA GTATGATTTGGTTTTTGTTCCATTTACTGGTATTGATAATCATTATAGGAATGTCACATTTGGTGGTGCATTACTTGGTTCGGAGACTGCAGATTCTTATAGATGGCTTTTAAGGTGTTTTGTTAATGCTTTTGGAAGTGAGCCTAAAGTTGTTGTTACTGATCAAGATGCTGCAATGAAGAGAGCTATTAAGGATGTACTTTCAAGAAGTAGGCATAGGTTATGTATGTGGCACATATGGGAGAAATTGAAGACAAAG GTTGGTCCTGTTTTGTCTGCAAACACTGATTTTAATACAAGAATGACTCATGTTGTTTGGAATGATACTATTAGTCCAGAAGATTTTGAAACTGAGTGGCATTCAATAATGTCTACTTTTGGATTGGAAAATCATGAGTGGTTAAAAGATATGTACGATCTTCGATTTGACTGGATTCCTGCTTATTACCATGGAGAGGATTTGGCTGGTCTTATGCGTACTACTTCGAGATGTGAAAGCGAGAATTACTTCTTTGGTCAGATTTGCAATCCAAGATGTACACTTGTTGAATTTTTCACTCATTTTGAGACTGCAATGGATATTCAAAGGCATGAGCATAGGAGGAATGATCATGATACAAGGTATATTGAGTCTAAGCCCTGGAGTGACTTTGTATTGGAGAAACAAGCATCAGAAATATACACCAAAACAATTTTTAAGGATATTCAGATTGAAATTGATGCTGCCATTACAAAGTGTATGTCAAAGTCTCTTGATATTGTGGGTGATGTTCAATATTTTGAAATAAAGGATTTCAGACAGCCATGCACATCTTTTTTGAag GTGCAATACAGCAAACAAGAAGATGGATTAACAATAAGTTGTTCTTGCAAACGGTTTGAACAATTTGGTATATTATGCCGGCATATATTTTACGTTTTACGGTATGATGATATAAATGAGTTTCCTAGAAGATATGTTCATAGAAGATGGATGAGAGATGTTGTTTCTGTTGGATCAAATCATTCAAATATTCGGTTTGATGAAATTGGTAGGAATAGTGAAATTgataaagtttatagagaaatcGTTGTTGCAAATGAGTATGTGGTTAATAGGCTGGTTGGCGATATAGATGAGTTGTGTCGTTACAGGGAtcatattaaaagttatattgaTAAAGCGGATGAGGTTATGGTTGCTGCGCCGCCTCCTAGTCGCAAAGAAAGATTTGCTGAAATTGGAGGGAACATAGAAAAATCAGATTCTATTATTCGTGTGCCGATCAAAACAAGGACCAAAGGATGCGGTGTACAAAAAAGGATCAAGTCAAATCGTGAGATTGCAATTCAGAAATCATCAAAGATCCAGAAATCGTGCCGTGTATGTGGTGAAAAAGGACATAACAGTCGCACATGTAAAGATAAGGTTTCTTCTAATGCTATAGGTTCTAGCAATGCAATGTAA
- the LOC110882082 gene encoding uncharacterized protein LOC110882082 produces the protein MASSRDNLKVYIRVTQNKSVSENPKSSKKRKTSTAEENIDEQENISRKSTIKQQRTRKRKDISDNVKKQEEKQQQEKQKRRRKKVVIESSEETVSDSMDEKSSRAIVLHTSNQQQVNSDDDFVDPQPRVNLTKNQKKEKAESKPKRSQRKDKTKEQPEQQPYYDYDGKKINIRCAVNNLKDYIEGLSKEQRNVVREIGFESILKFKLHSVPRKFGYWLVKNFDAENDEINIGDEKIKITAEFIQKVFQIPNGKTEIVEKLRPKDTDLIIKFWRGQFPKDILQRMYAHNLITYLKSRNELGRLFKLNFLVIFFTIMAEAMQSSNVNQRFLPSMKSDKKTQNFNWCEYMLTVLKRTRRQWPGNEKLFNGPIALLAILYAYKKQGFDDTENTEEFSLDKIDSTTLQEFEDELEIAAQNDGRCLVNDKVKKVRKTKQKKKDEKNEFYVYPSESENENEEIFEDESEEKHEDDAEEQPISLLKAATDWIDQENQENVQNSQIITNETEKTNTESGGSWGQFFIKPSVGNKDKMWVDSQSRLRNFIPSQNQSEGLSDIHSTKSGDENMKNIKDKKSHEEYLVTALDQHFKGIEEVFESIQSRIDEIVEENPTSEALHNKVNEWVSLIEKFHHQAKKHQKVNIDSTMIETPSRFLNLSQNEDTENQIISTPLIVKRNDDDTKHNEDSSPLVQSSNPETISENEPASVLQTHIEKTFNGTIII, from the exons ATGGCGTCGTCGAGAGATAATTTGAAGGTTTACATTCGAGTTACTCAAAACAAATCAGTCTCTGaaaaccctaaatcatcaaaGAAGCGAAAAACATCAACAGCTGAAGAGAAcattgatgaacaagaaaatattagccgaaaatcaacaatcaaacaacaaAGAACTAGAAAACGCAAAGATATTTCAGACAATG ttaaaaaacaagagGAAAAACAACAACAGGAAAAACAAAAAAGGCGAAGAAAGAAAGTGGTGATAGAATCATCAGAAGAAACAGTTTCTGATTCAATGGATGAAAAATCTAGTCGAGCAATTGTTCTGCATACTTCCAATCAACAACAAGTAAATTCAG atgatgattttgttgatccACAACCAAGAGTTAACCTGACAAAAAATCAAAAGAAGGAAAAGGCAGAATCAAAACCAAAGAGATCACAGAGGAAagataaaacaaaagaacaaccagaacaacaaccataTTATGATTACGACGGAAAAAAAATTAACATTAGATGTGCAGTCAATAATCTAAAAGATTATATTGAAGGTTTGTCAAAAGAGCAAAGGAATGTTGTTAGAGAAATAGGGTTTGAGAGCATACTAAAATTCAAGCTGCATTCAGTTCCACGGAAATTCGGTTATTGGCTGGTAAAAAACTTTGATGCTGAAAATGATGAGATAAATATTGGAGATGAAAAGATTAAGATCACAGCTGAATTCATCCAAAAGGTATTTCAAATACCAAATGGAAAAACAGAGATTGTGGAAAAACTGAGACCAAAAGACACTGATCTTATAATTAAATTCTGGCGCGGTCAATTCCCCAAAGATattttgcaaagaatgtatgCGCACAACTTGATTACTTATTTAAAATCAAGAAATGAGCTTGGAAGATTGTTCAAACTGAATTTCTTGGTTATTTTTTTTACGATCATGGCGGAGGCAATGCAGAGTAGTAATGTTAATCAAAGATTCCTGCCATCAATGAAAAGTGACAAAAAAACCCAGAATTTTAATTGGTGTGAATATATGCTGACCGTTTTAAAGCGTACAAGAAGACAATGGCCTGGAAATGAGAAGCTCTTCAATGGACCTATTGCATTGTTAGCG ATACTATATGCATACAAAAAACAAggatttgatgatactgaaaacaCTGAAGAGTTCTCACTTGATAAAATTGATTCTACAACATTACAAGAATTTGAAGATGAATTGGAAATTGCTGCACAAAATGACGGCAGATGTCTTGTAAATGATAAAGTTAAAAAAGTCAGAAAGACtaaacaaaaaaagaaagatgaaaagaatgaattttatgtttatccaAGTGAATCCGAGAATGAAAACGAAGAAATTTTTGaagatgaatctgaagaaaaacATGAAGACGATGCTGAAGAACAACCAATCTCCTTACTTAAAGCTGCAACAGACTGGATTGATCAAGAGAATCAAGAGAATGTTCAAAACAGCCAAATTATAACAAATGAAACTGAGAAAACAAATACAGAAAGTGGAGGATCATGGGGGCAATTCTTCATTAAACCATCAGTAGgaaataaagataaaatgtggGTAGACAGTCAAAGCCGACTGCGTAATTTCATACCATCACAAAATCAAAGTGAAGGTCTTTCTGACATTCATTCAACAAAAAGTGGCGATGAAAATATGAAGAACATTAAAGATAAAAAATCACATGAAGAATATCTTGTGACTGCTTTGGATCAACATTTTAAAGGAATTGAAGAAGTTTTCGAAAGCATTCAATCACGCATAGATGAGATTGTGGAGGAAAATCCAACGAGTGAAGCTCTTCATAACAAAGTTAACGAATGGGTGTCAttgattgaaaaattccaccatCAAGCAAAAAAGCACCAGAAAGTTAATATTGATTCAACTATGATTGAAACACCATCAAGATTTCTAAATTTGAGCCAAAATGAAGACACTGAAAATCAAATCATTTCAACACCATtgattgtaaaacgcaatgatgaTGATACAAAACACAATGAGGATAGCTCACCTctagttcaatcatccaatccaGAAACAATCAGTGAGAATGAACCTGCATCTGTTCTGCAAACACACATTGAAAAAACCTTCAATGGTACAATCATCATTTAG